The following coding sequences lie in one Mesorhizobium sp. DCY119 genomic window:
- a CDS encoding pilus assembly protein yields MLVTRFWRSTSGNFAMMFAVSLPVMLTGVGFALDVSNLMTAKSNLQNALDSAVLAASRLADKSTSRDDLFDGYFKANTSGQGNLVNPSAHLTVEQGVNYIKTTATATADVALNFSFVFGKNGHLSVKASAYESTAKLEVAMVLDNTGSMGDANMKALREGATQLVDILKQAKTEKPEREIRVALVPFVTAVNIKGVGFKEDWIDKRTIIPVNDKSTNGVNFETISASDKRRYGHWELFNRLGVTWKGCVEARTSKFNADGTPNLITDALNLDDTPPAKLVYTAADQTGNVKPETVFVPYFAPDEPGAAKGTPNSATAFNNSYLSDGNKASTKAAQKTQQMAVAKYSNTSIKSTAVINTAAPATTGPNYACPTPIAPLTTDLESLKTDISKMVYWYGSGTNVSEGLAWGYRVLSPGEPYDQGDAFNSDQTSKVVVVFTDGENNVFGASSELANQSDYGAYGYFDTNRMSTSTRAVALTNVNTWTDAMCTRLKNQGVKVFTVVLGADTAANRKLYSGCASTPANYYPTKDATQLKAAFDNIAYAITDLYVTN; encoded by the coding sequence ATGCTCGTCACGCGGTTCTGGCGCTCGACCAGCGGCAACTTCGCCATGATGTTTGCCGTGTCGCTGCCCGTCATGCTAACCGGCGTCGGCTTTGCGCTCGACGTCTCCAACCTGATGACGGCCAAATCCAATCTGCAGAACGCGCTCGATTCGGCAGTGCTCGCCGCTTCCCGGCTGGCCGACAAGTCGACATCGCGCGACGATCTTTTCGACGGCTATTTCAAGGCCAACACAAGCGGCCAGGGCAACCTCGTCAACCCATCTGCTCATCTGACGGTGGAGCAGGGCGTCAACTACATCAAGACCACTGCGACGGCCACGGCCGATGTGGCTCTTAATTTCAGCTTCGTCTTCGGCAAGAACGGGCATCTCTCCGTCAAGGCCAGCGCTTACGAATCGACGGCGAAGCTGGAAGTGGCGATGGTGCTCGACAACACCGGCTCGATGGGCGACGCCAATATGAAGGCCCTGCGCGAGGGCGCAACGCAGCTCGTCGACATTCTCAAGCAGGCCAAGACGGAAAAGCCCGAGCGCGAAATCCGCGTGGCGCTGGTGCCGTTCGTGACGGCGGTGAACATCAAGGGCGTAGGCTTCAAGGAAGACTGGATCGACAAGCGGACGATCATTCCTGTGAACGACAAGAGCACGAACGGCGTGAATTTCGAGACTATTTCTGCTTCCGACAAGCGACGTTACGGCCACTGGGAACTTTTCAACAGGCTGGGTGTGACATGGAAAGGCTGCGTGGAAGCCCGCACTTCAAAGTTCAATGCGGACGGCACTCCAAACCTGATCACTGACGCTTTAAATCTCGACGACACGCCTCCGGCGAAGCTGGTCTACACCGCGGCCGATCAAACGGGTAACGTAAAACCCGAGACCGTGTTCGTGCCCTATTTTGCGCCTGACGAACCCGGTGCTGCAAAGGGTACCCCTAACAGCGCCACAGCGTTCAATAATAGCTACCTGAGCGACGGCAACAAAGCATCGACGAAGGCGGCGCAAAAGACGCAGCAAATGGCTGTGGCTAAATACTCCAATACCAGCATCAAGAGTACTGCGGTGATCAACACAGCGGCTCCGGCAACGACCGGACCGAACTATGCCTGTCCGACACCGATCGCGCCGCTGACTACCGATCTTGAAAGCCTCAAGACCGATATCAGCAAGATGGTCTACTGGTATGGTTCGGGAACGAACGTGTCCGAGGGACTGGCGTGGGGCTATCGCGTCCTGTCGCCAGGCGAGCCCTATGACCAGGGTGACGCTTTCAATTCGGACCAGACGTCCAAGGTCGTGGTGGTGTTCACCGATGGCGAGAACAACGTTTTCGGCGCATCCAGCGAACTGGCCAATCAGTCCGACTACGGCGCTTACGGATATTTCGACACCAATCGCATGAGCACCTCGACCAGGGCTGTTGCCTTGACCAACGTCAACACCTGGACGGACGCCATGTGCACGCGCCTGAAGAACCAGGGCGTCAAAGTGTTCACCGTCGTTCTGGGTGCCGACACGGCTGCAAACCGCAAGCTCTACAGCGGCTGCGCCTCGACGCCGGCGAACTACTATCCGACTAAGGATGCCACCCAGCTCAAGGCCGCCTTCGACAACATCGCTTATGCGATTACGGACCTTTACGTCACGAACTGA